TAACGGCCGGCCACCTGGGGGTGGTGCTCACCGCGACGGTGAGCGGCTACCTGGTTTCCAGCCTCCTGGCGGGGCGTGTCTTGCAACTGCTTGGGGTTGGTGGCCTGCTGGCGGCGAGCTGCGCGCTGGTCTCGGTCAGCTTGGCGGGATTCGCGCTCGCTCCGGTCTGGCTAGTCTTCGTCGGGAGTGCCGTCATCGCGGGGCTGGGGGCAGGGGCCATCGACTCAGGCCTCAACGCCTACGCCGCCCGTCACTTCTCGGCTCGTCAGATGAACTGGCTTCACGCCTGCTGGGGGGTCGGGGCCACCCTGTCCGCCATGACCGCCGCCGCGCTCCTGGCGAGGCACTTCCCCTGGCAATGGACCTACGGATCCCTGTGCATCCTGATGGTCGGGATGACCGCCCTCTTCACGCTGAGCCTGAATGCCTGGCAAAGGAGCCCCGAGCCTACGGCGGAGTCCCCGGGACCTGCCCTCTCGGCTCAAGACCAGGTCCCGGCCACGATGCGTGAGGCGCTGCGACACCCGCTGGTCATCGCCCAGGTGGTGGTTTTCTTCGTGTACAGCGGCTTCGAGATGACGGCCGCGAACTGGTCCTATACGCTCCTCACCCAGTACCGGGAATTGTCCGAGGGGCTCGCCGGTACGGCCGTGAGCCTCTTCTGGGTCTCGCTCACGGCGGGGCGGTTCTTGCTCGGAGCGATCGCCGATCAGGTGGGCGTCCGGCGTCTTTTAATCCGCTGCGTCACTGCGGGCCTGCTCGGTGGGCTCTGCTTCGTCCTCGCGCCCTGGCCATGGGTCTGCATCATGGGGCTCGCCGTACTGGGAGCCTCATTGGCCCCGCTGTACCCCGGCATGATGACCCTGACCCCTCGCCATCTCGGCCGCCTTGCCGAGCATGCGGTCGGGTTCCAGGTCGGCGGCGCCATGCTCGGCCAGGTGAGTATCCCCAGCCTCGGCGGGGTCTTGCTGGTGGCCTATGGCCCAGCTGCACTCAACGGCCTGGTGGGCGTCATGGCCCTGTTGCTCTGGTTGGCGATCATGGGGCTGCTTTGGGCAGCCCGCCGCGAGAAGGCAGTCTAGCCTGTTACGGTGGAGATAGACCCCCGATCGTGCATGCGAGGGGTGAAGGGTAGAAAGACGGCCAGCCTGTAAAAGCCAGGCTGGCCGTCTCTTCTCGTTCGTGTCGTCGGACGCGTTCAGCCTTTGCGTCCTGCCGCTGCTACTTCGAAGCTGCGAGCGCCGAAGTGCTGTCGACGAATGCCGCCAGGTGCTCGCCGGTCAGCGTCGACTTCGCCGCCACCAGGTCGGCCGGGGTGCCTTCGAAGACGATCTTCCCGCCGTCGTGGCCGGCACCCGGCCCGAGGTCGATGATCCAGTCGGCGTGTGCCATCACCGCCTGGTTGTGCTCGATCACGATGACCGACTTGCCGGAGTCGACCAGTCGATCCAGCAGCCCGAGCAGCTGCTCGAGATCGGCCAGGTGCAGCCCGGTGGTCGGCTCGTCGAGCACGTAGACGCCGCCGTCGGCACCCATGTGCGTCGCGAGCTTGAGGCGCTGCCGCTCGCCACCCGAGAGCGTGGTGAGCGGTTGGCCGAGTCGCAGGTAGCCGAGCCCCACGTCGGCCATGCGCTTCAGGATCGCGTGCGCGGCTGGCGTACGCGCCTCGCCGGCGCCGAAGAAAGCGACCGCGTCTTTGACCGGCAGGGCGAGCACCTCGGCGATGTTGAGCCCGCCGAGCCGGTACTCCAGGACCGACGCCTGGAACCGCCGACCCTCGCACTCCTCGCAGACCGTGCTGACGCCGGCCATCATCGCCAGGTCGGTGTAGATCACGCCGGCGCCGTTGCAGGTCGGGCAGGCACCCTCGGAGTTGGCGCTGAACAGGGCAGGCTTCACGCCGTTGGCCTTCGCGAACGCCTTGCGGATCGGCTCCAGCAGACCGGTGTACGTCGCCGGGTTGCTGCGCCGCGAGCCGCGGATCGGGGTCTGGTCAACCGATACCACCCCGTCTCGGGTACCCACCGAGCCGTGGATCAGCGAGCTCTTGCCCGACCCTGCCACGCCGGTCACCACCACCAGCACGCCGAGCGGGATGTCGACGTCGACGTCCTGAAGATTATGTGTGCGGGCGCCGCGCACCTCCATCACGCCCGAGGGCTTCCGCACCGAGGGTTTAAGGGAGGCGCGGTCACTCAAGTGACGGCCGGTGAGCGTGCCGCTCTTCTGCAGCGCATCGACGGTGCCCTCGAAGACCACCTCTCCGCCGGCGGTGCCGGCTCCGGGGCCGAGGTCGACGACGTGGTCGGCGATCGCGATCGTCTCCGGCTTGTGCTCGACCACGAGGACGGTGTTGCCCTTGTCGCGCAGCCGCAGCAGCAGGTTGTTCATCCGCTGGATGTCGTGGGGGTGCAGGCCGACCGTCGGCTCGTCGAAGACGTAGGTCACGTCGGTGAGCGACGACCCGAGGTGGCGGATCAACTTGGTGCGCTGCGCCTCACCGCCAGACAGCGTGCCGGCCGGCCGGTCGAGGCTGAGGTAGCCCAGCCCGATCTCCACGAACGAATCGAGCGTCTGCCCCAGCGACGCCAGCAAAGGTGCGACGGACGGCTCGTCAAGACTGCGCACCCACTCGGCCAGGTCGCTGATTTGCATCGCGCAGGCGTCGGCGATGTTGATGCCCTTGATCTTGCAGGACCGGGCGCCCTCGCTGAGCCGGGTGCCGTTGCACTCGGGGCAGGTGGTGAAGGTGACCGCCCGCTCGACGAAGGCGCGGATGTGCGGCTGCATCGAATCGACGTCCTTGGAGAGGAACGACTTCTGGATCTTCGGGATCAGCCCCTCGTAGGTCAGGTTGATGCCGTCGACCTTGATCTTGGTGGGCTCCTTGTGGAGCAGGTCGTGGAGTTCCTGCTTGGTAAACTCGCGGATC
This genomic window from bacterium contains:
- a CDS encoding excinuclease ABC subunit UvrA; protein product: MSSNQHPADNHDLIRVLGARENNLKDVSVEIPKRRLTVFTGVSGSGKSSLVFGTIAAESQRMINETYSAFVQGFMPTLGRPEVDVLEGLTTAIIVDQERMGANSRSTVGTATDANAMLRVLFSRLGKPYIGPPNAFSFNVPSVTGAGQISIEKAGGKTTEKRTFTVNGGMCPRCEGMGSVNDMDLTQLYDDSKSLNEGALTIPGYSMDGWYGRIFSGCGFFDPNKPIREFTKQELHDLLHKEPTKIKVDGINLTYEGLIPKIQKSFLSKDVDSMQPHIRAFVERAVTFTTCPECNGTRLSEGARSCKIKGINIADACAMQISDLAEWVRSLDEPSVAPLLASLGQTLDSFVEIGLGYLSLDRPAGTLSGGEAQRTKLIRHLGSSLTDVTYVFDEPTVGLHPHDIQRMNNLLLRLRDKGNTVLVVEHKPETIAIADHVVDLGPGAGTAGGEVVFEGTVDALQKSGTLTGRHLSDRASLKPSVRKPSGVMEVRGARTHNLQDVDVDIPLGVLVVVTGVAGSGKSSLIHGSVGTRDGVVSVDQTPIRGSRRSNPATYTGLLEPIRKAFAKANGVKPALFSANSEGACPTCNGAGVIYTDLAMMAGVSTVCEECEGRRFQASVLEYRLGGLNIAEVLALPVKDAVAFFGAGEARTPAAHAILKRMADVGLGYLRLGQPLTTLSGGERQRLKLATHMGADGGVYVLDEPTTGLHLADLEQLLGLLDRLVDSGKSVIVIEHNQAVMAHADWIIDLGPGAGHDGGKIVFEGTPADLVAAKSTLTGEHLAAFVDSTSALAASK
- a CDS encoding MFS transporter, whose amino-acid sequence is MPSLFLLVIAYLGFISLGLPDSILGVVWPSVYPHFGLTAGHLGVVLTATVSGYLVSSLLAGRVLQLLGVGGLLAASCALVSVSLAGFALAPVWLVFVGSAVIAGLGAGAIDSGLNAYAARHFSARQMNWLHACWGVGATLSAMTAAALLARHFPWQWTYGSLCILMVGMTALFTLSLNAWQRSPEPTAESPGPALSAQDQVPATMREALRHPLVIAQVVVFFVYSGFEMTAANWSYTLLTQYRELSEGLAGTAVSLFWVSLTAGRFLLGAIADQVGVRRLLIRCVTAGLLGGLCFVLAPWPWVCIMGLAVLGASLAPLYPGMMTLTPRHLGRLAEHAVGFQVGGAMLGQVSIPSLGGVLLVAYGPAALNGLVGVMALLLWLAIMGLLWAARREKAV